The following are encoded together in the Candidatus Liberimonas magnetica genome:
- a CDS encoding type II toxin-antitoxin system RelE/ParE family toxin, which produces MAYTILFDERVLSHDLCKLNKDIQQRIMAAIKNRLTIAPEQYGEPLRKTLKPYWKLCIGDYRVVFKILKNEILILAIMHRKMVYLAALSRISHLG; this is translated from the coding sequence ATGGCATATACCATTCTTTTTGATGAAAGAGTCTTGAGCCATGATTTGTGCAAGCTAAATAAAGATATCCAACAGAGAATAATGGCGGCTATTAAGAATAGACTAACCATTGCGCCGGAACAATATGGAGAACCTCTTCGTAAAACATTAAAACCTTACTGGAAGCTCTGCATAGGTGACTATAGGGTGGTATTTAAAATACTAAAGAACGAGATCCTTATTCTGGCAATTATGCATCGAAAAATGGTATATCTTGCAGCATTGAGCCGTATCAGCCACTTGGGGTAA
- a CDS encoding ABC transporter permease, which translates to MLIYIIRRTLYIFPLLLGITLVSFLIMHLAPGKPIDQMTDLNVKVSAQSKQKLVQLYGLDKPWYIQYFNWLKRFIALDFGNSFKDGRSAILKIAERLPASLLLNLLSLSLIFIVALPVGIYSAVHRNSLFDRVMTVFVFVGFSVPTFWIALLLMIFFGLKLGWLPISGLHSLNYGDLSLINKLLDIASHLALPVFVTAFTSLAGLSMYARSSMLDVIKQDYIKMAYAKGLSKKRIIFSHAARNALLPVITILGLSLPGLIGGGFIFETIFAYPGMGRLGYEAIMARDYPVVMAVGTIAALLTMVGNFLADISYAWVDPRIRYK; encoded by the coding sequence ATGCTTATATACATTATTCGCCGGACATTATACATCTTTCCTCTTTTACTTGGGATAACACTTGTATCGTTCTTAATAATGCACCTGGCCCCCGGAAAACCGATAGATCAGATGACGGATCTTAATGTAAAAGTCTCGGCTCAATCAAAGCAAAAATTAGTTCAATTGTATGGGCTCGATAAACCCTGGTACATACAATATTTTAACTGGCTGAAGCGCTTTATCGCTCTTGATTTCGGAAATTCCTTTAAAGACGGCCGTTCGGCAATACTAAAAATAGCCGAACGCCTCCCTGCATCTCTTCTTCTAAATCTGCTTTCGCTTAGCCTGATATTCATAGTTGCGCTGCCTGTAGGGATATATTCAGCGGTACACAGGAACAGCCTTTTTGACCGCGTAATGACTGTATTTGTTTTTGTCGGATTTTCTGTTCCGACCTTCTGGATAGCTCTTCTTTTAATGATATTCTTCGGTCTAAAACTCGGCTGGCTTCCTATATCCGGCCTTCATTCCCTGAACTATGGCGATCTTTCGTTAATAAATAAATTACTCGATATCGCAAGCCACCTGGCTCTTCCGGTATTTGTGACGGCTTTTACAAGCCTGGCAGGCCTGTCGATGTATGCACGTTCGAGCATGCTGGATGTCATAAAACAGGATTATATTAAGATGGCTTACGCAAAAGGGCTGTCAAAGAAAAGGATAATTTTCAGCCATGCCGCAAGGAATGCATTGTTGCCTGTAATAACTATTCTCGGTCTATCCCTTCCAGGCCTTATCGGAGGTGGATTTATATTTGAAACCATATTCGCTTATCCCGGCATGGGACGTCTTGGCTATGAAGCTATAATGGCAAGGGATTATCCGGTGGTTATGGCCGTAGGCACGATAGCGGCCTTGCTTACCATGGTAGGAAATTTCTTAGCGGATATTTCTTATGCCTGGGTTGACCCAAGAATACGATACAAATAG
- a CDS encoding PqqD family protein: MVIKISPHIAYRTIENKAYIINTQTSTLHELDEIGTFLWELLCKAGSAEILSRKLFDTYDIVSYEQAQKDVADFIDELSSKGLILSNK; encoded by the coding sequence ATGGTAATTAAAATATCGCCCCATATAGCTTACAGGACAATAGAAAATAAAGCCTACATAATAAATACGCAAACATCCACACTTCATGAACTTGACGAGATAGGGACATTTTTATGGGAATTACTCTGCAAAGCAGGTTCTGCGGAAATACTTTCCCGAAAGCTTTTCGATACTTATGATATTGTATCATACGAGCAAGCACAAAAGGACGTTGCTGATTTTATCGATGAACTTTCTTCAAAGGGACTAATCCTATCAAACAAATGA
- a CDS encoding ATP-binding cassette domain-containing protein, with protein MTLLKAENLFKIFSIEGGIFRSKTGSVRALDNISLELKEAQVLGIVGESGSGKTTLGKALCGLLPVDAGSIFIDGKAINLYSRQELSTKVQMIFQDPFASLNPKLSIGTILFEAVTKDNLRPDGKIVSETLELVGLPKDILKSYPHQFSGGQRQRIAIARVLLKKPKIIIADEPLSSLDISIQNQLLNLFMKLKGQHSTAFIFISHDMVVTSNLADYILVMKDGMIVEENDARSIILSSRTDYTKKLVSSII; from the coding sequence ATGACACTACTCAAAGCAGAAAATCTATTTAAGATCTTTTCAATAGAGGGCGGCATATTCAGGTCCAAGACCGGCTCTGTACGCGCTTTGGATAATATTTCATTAGAATTAAAAGAAGCCCAGGTCCTTGGCATAGTAGGCGAATCAGGCAGCGGAAAGACAACCCTTGGCAAAGCCCTGTGCGGGCTTTTACCGGTTGATGCCGGCAGTATTTTCATCGACGGTAAAGCTATAAACCTTTATTCCAGGCAGGAGCTGTCCACAAAAGTCCAGATGATATTTCAGGACCCGTTTGCTTCCTTAAACCCTAAGCTGAGCATAGGCACCATCCTTTTTGAAGCTGTAACAAAAGATAATTTGCGGCCGGACGGTAAAATAGTTTCGGAGACTTTAGAGCTTGTCGGGCTGCCCAAAGATATTTTGAAAAGTTATCCGCACCAGTTTTCCGGAGGGCAAAGGCAAAGGATAGCCATAGCACGGGTCCTGTTAAAAAAGCCAAAGATAATCATCGCTGATGAACCTTTGTCATCTCTTGATATCTCCATTCAGAACCAGCTATTGAATCTGTTCATGAAACTTAAAGGACAACATTCAACAGCATTTATATTCATAAGCCATGATATGGTAGTTACAAGCAACCTGGCAGACTACATATTAGTCATGAAAGACGGTATGATAGTAGAAGAAAATGATGCCCGCTCGATAATTTTATCTTCCAGGACTGATTATACAAAAAAACTGGTTTCTTCTATAATTTAG
- a CDS encoding antitoxin, RHH family protein, whose translation MTTKNPRINLVIEKPLFHILKDLSAKNALSLSSQVRDLIIRALEDIEDIGLANEASQREKNFNRKTALSFETVMGKLK comes from the coding sequence ATGACCACAAAAAATCCAAGAATAAATCTGGTGATAGAAAAACCATTGTTCCATATCTTAAAAGACTTATCAGCAAAAAATGCCCTCTCTTTGTCTTCTCAGGTAAGAGATTTAATTATAAGAGCTCTGGAAGATATTGAAGATATAGGCCTTGCAAATGAAGCTTCTCAAAGAGAAAAAAACTTTAATCGCAAAACTGCCTTATCATTTGAAACCGTGATGGGAAAGTTAAAGTAA
- a CDS encoding radical SAM protein — protein MKPQVNLFNITYEKKIPLSCIFELTRKCNLNCVHCYLDKSAGKEQLSTARVKNILRQLKKAGTLYLVFTGGEPFLRGDLLELCRYARGLKFDLRIFTNGVLLTDKIADDLSSLNLSGVELSLYGKRKVHDNITKVKGSFDKTLNAINILKKHRIPVTIKCPLIKINFSEYSWLITFAKKHKINLKIDPTIAPKNNGDKSILKYRLSISQLRQLYKDAYFNKLEKTGNTNPATWNPPSSDEGGMRSHSSLEGDRFKSRHSGTASAGGVATGLNKNSLLCSAGHNLCAIDHAGNVYPCLQFLVKTGNLMTKSFDKIWGIENKKLTKIRNTKITVKKCMSCILQTHCQRCPGLALLEDGDLYGPSKIACKIAKITKVTKNTL, from the coding sequence ATGAAGCCCCAAGTTAATCTTTTTAACATAACATACGAAAAAAAGATACCTTTATCATGCATTTTTGAACTGACCCGGAAGTGCAACCTTAACTGTGTGCATTGCTACCTTGATAAAAGTGCCGGCAAAGAACAGCTAAGTACAGCACGTGTTAAAAACATCCTGAGACAATTAAAAAAGGCAGGAACACTTTACCTTGTTTTCACCGGCGGGGAACCTTTTCTTCGAGGGGACCTTCTGGAACTGTGCAGATATGCCAGGGGACTTAAATTCGATTTGAGGATATTCACGAACGGTGTGCTCCTGACAGATAAAATCGCCGACGATCTCTCCTCTTTAAACTTAAGCGGTGTCGAACTGAGCCTTTACGGGAAGAGAAAGGTACACGATAATATCACAAAGGTAAAAGGTTCTTTTGATAAAACCCTTAATGCAATAAATATCTTAAAGAAACACCGTATCCCCGTAACAATAAAATGCCCTTTGATAAAAATTAATTTCTCCGAATATAGCTGGTTAATAACTTTTGCCAAAAAGCATAAAATAAACCTTAAAATAGACCCAACTATAGCCCCCAAAAATAACGGCGATAAAAGCATATTAAAGTACAGGCTTAGCATATCGCAGTTAAGGCAATTATATAAAGATGCATATTTCAATAAACTTGAAAAAACTGGAAATACCAATCCCGCGACATGGAATCCCCCGTCTTCAGACGAGGGAGGAATGCGTTCGCATTCGTCCCTGGAGGGCGACAGATTTAAGTCCCGCCATAGCGGGACGGCTTCAGCCGGAGGGGTCGCCACTGGCCTTAATAAAAATTCTCTTCTTTGTTCGGCAGGGCATAATCTTTGTGCGATAGACCATGCTGGAAACGTTTATCCCTGCTTGCAGTTTTTAGTAAAAACCGGTAATTTGATGACAAAGAGTTTTGATAAAATATGGGGAATTGAAAACAAAAAATTAACAAAGATACGAAACACAAAAATAACAGTGAAAAAATGCATGTCTTGCATCCTTCAAACACACTGCCAAAGATGCCCTGGTTTAGCCCTTCTGGAAGATGGCGATCTCTACGGCCCATCCAAAATAGCCTGTAAAATCGCAAAAATTACAAAAGTGACTAAAAACACACTCTGA
- a CDS encoding ABC transporter permease, whose protein sequence is MLKIYLERFKNNKLAIIGLSLIIFLGILAILSPLIAPFDPVEQNLTSRLLPPSSNFILGTDDLGRDLLSRMIFGIRISLSVGFVAVSISVVIGTVLGLISGYFGGWVDSVIMRFVDIILCFPTFFLILLVIAFLEPNIYNIMMVIGFTSWPGLTRLVRAEVLSLREREFIQAAKLLGISNLRIFFVHLLPNVFSPIIVTTTLGVGSAILTESGLSFLGLGVQPPMPSWGQMLTTGKDYIHFAWWLSLFPGLAILFTVLSFNLLGEGLRDILDPRIND, encoded by the coding sequence ATGTTAAAAATATATCTAGAAAGATTTAAAAATAATAAGCTTGCAATAATCGGATTATCTCTTATAATCTTCCTTGGAATATTAGCGATACTATCACCGCTCATAGCTCCTTTTGACCCTGTGGAACAAAACCTTACCAGCAGGCTTTTGCCTCCGTCGTCAAACTTTATCCTTGGCACTGATGACCTTGGAAGAGACCTTTTATCCCGGATGATTTTCGGGATCCGCATATCTCTTAGCGTAGGCTTTGTTGCAGTTTCCATTTCCGTAGTCATAGGAACGGTACTCGGGCTCATAAGTGGTTATTTCGGAGGGTGGGTAGATTCGGTTATAATGCGTTTTGTCGATATAATACTCTGTTTCCCTACTTTTTTTCTTATCCTGCTCGTGATCGCTTTTTTGGAACCGAACATCTATAATATAATGATGGTCATTGGTTTTACTTCCTGGCCGGGTTTGACACGCCTTGTAAGGGCCGAGGTGCTTTCACTAAGAGAAAGAGAGTTCATACAGGCCGCAAAACTTCTCGGTATAAGCAACCTGAGGATATTTTTTGTACACCTTCTGCCTAATGTGTTTTCACCGATCATAGTAACCACTACCCTCGGAGTCGGTTCTGCCATACTTACTGAATCCGGCCTTTCATTCTTAGGTTTGGGAGTGCAGCCTCCGATGCCTTCCTGGGGACAGATGCTCACGACCGGAAAAGACTATATACATTTTGCCTGGTGGCTTTCTCTTTTCCCCGGGCTTGCTATCCTTTTTACGGTCCTCAGTTTCAACCTGTTAGGCGAAGGATTAAGGGACATCCTTGACCCCAGGATAAACGATTAG
- a CDS encoding HD domain-containing protein: MDKILNEIRNSSGKETSYIIGGWLRDKILKRENKDLDIIVRINPFLVASKLSRKLAGRLVVLDDKNKVYRIALKNNSCLEFIDVAGFKGKDILSDLKKRDFTINSFALPIEENLDFKTLIDPFNGIGDFKKGLIRMTSTNSFKDDPLRLLRAFRFAAELQFKIEPKTGTLIKKQSCLINRSAGERIREELLKILNNDNSFYWITELDKAGLLEVIMPEIIKMKKSARQFYYHPLGLWQHSLETLMSLEEIIVGVPRLFGENASFILKHLEEPLSSGTTRRSLLKMVSLLHDIAKPFCARRIGKRMRFLGHEVKGSKMVKNILERLHFGRQEIKIADVLVQHHMRPISLGQSPVLTDRAIYRLFRDIGDNLVDLMLLTLSDCYSYRRLKVRKAVELKKQKLVVKKLISRYFHEKNKKPAAKLIDGNVILSKFRIQPGPIIGKLLKETAEAQALGKINTKEEAVSYARKLLTRLKKRNRI, encoded by the coding sequence ATGGACAAAATCCTAAATGAAATAAGAAATTCTTCAGGAAAAGAAACTTCGTATATAATAGGCGGCTGGCTGAGGGACAAAATCCTTAAAAGAGAAAATAAAGACCTGGACATAATCGTTCGTATAAACCCCTTTTTAGTAGCAAGTAAACTTTCCAGAAAGCTTGCCGGCAGGCTCGTAGTGCTTGATGATAAAAATAAAGTGTACAGGATAGCGCTTAAAAATAACTCCTGTCTTGAGTTTATCGATGTAGCCGGGTTCAAAGGCAAAGATATTTTATCCGACCTTAAGAAACGGGACTTTACTATAAATTCATTTGCCCTTCCTATAGAAGAAAACCTGGATTTTAAAACCCTAATAGACCCGTTTAACGGAATAGGCGACTTTAAAAAAGGCCTTATCCGGATGACAAGCACAAATTCTTTTAAAGATGACCCGTTAAGGCTGCTGCGAGCATTCAGGTTTGCAGCCGAACTGCAATTTAAGATAGAGCCAAAAACCGGAACACTAATAAAAAAACAATCCTGCCTCATAAACAGAAGCGCCGGCGAACGAATAAGGGAAGAATTGCTGAAGATATTAAACAACGATAACTCTTTTTATTGGATAACAGAGCTGGACAAAGCAGGTCTTCTTGAGGTGATAATGCCGGAAATAATCAAAATGAAAAAATCTGCCAGGCAGTTCTATTACCACCCGCTCGGACTATGGCAGCACTCGCTTGAAACCCTTATGAGCCTGGAAGAGATAATAGTAGGCGTGCCCAGGCTGTTCGGCGAAAACGCTTCCTTTATACTCAAACATTTAGAAGAACCTTTATCCTCAGGCACTACGAGGAGAAGCCTTCTTAAGATGGTTTCTCTTCTGCATGACATTGCAAAACCTTTTTGTGCCCGGCGGATAGGAAAAAGAATGAGGTTCTTGGGCCACGAAGTAAAAGGTTCAAAGATGGTCAAAAATATCCTTGAACGCCTTCATTTCGGCAGGCAGGAAATAAAAATAGCCGATGTACTCGTGCAGCATCATATGAGGCCAATCAGCCTCGGGCAATCGCCTGTTTTGACAGACAGGGCCATATACAGGTTATTCCGGGATATAGGGGATAACCTTGTGGACCTGATGCTTCTTACCTTATCCGATTGTTATTCATACAGGCGCTTAAAGGTAAGAAAAGCTGTTGAATTAAAAAAACAAAAACTGGTTGTAAAAAAGCTGATAAGCAGGTACTTCCATGAAAAAAACAAAAAACCTGCGGCTAAACTTATAGATGGCAATGTCATCCTTTCTAAATTCAGGATTCAGCCCGGCCCAATAATCGGGAAACTGTTAAAGGAAACAGCCGAAGCACAGGCGCTTGGCAAGATAAATACTAAAGAAGAAGCCGTTTCCTATGCACGGAAGTTATTGACACGCCTAAAAAAAAGAAATAGAATATAA
- a CDS encoding ABC transporter ATP-binding protein translates to MSILEINNLSVEYIRNKKIIPALRGVSFKLEEGETLSVVGESGCGKSTLALAVLGLIFKDEGSIGSGKIIYYGNNLLDLSQKEWQNLRGDEISIVLQDPFTSLNPVLKIKEQLIETIEAHRSGLSFVDKTGLAIDALNEVMLLDHRRILDSYPHQLSGGQRQRIALAMAIINKPRILIADEPTTALDVTIQKEILELLNKLKNELSLTLVLITHNIPMASKNSDRMAVMYAGRIVELGLSRDMLQTPLHPYTQGLMRSIPKLLAASGINYVLPGQPPELSSLPQGCKFWPRCPKVMDICRIEEPEEYTVNNSKTRCYLYK, encoded by the coding sequence ATGAGCATATTAGAAATTAATAATTTATCCGTAGAATACATAAGGAACAAAAAAATAATACCTGCCTTACGTGGAGTTTCTTTCAAACTTGAGGAAGGAGAAACTCTTTCTGTGGTAGGAGAATCGGGGTGCGGAAAAAGCACCCTGGCCCTTGCAGTGCTCGGTCTGATCTTCAAAGATGAAGGAAGCATAGGGTCCGGAAAAATTATTTATTACGGCAATAACCTCCTTGATTTAAGCCAGAAAGAATGGCAAAACCTGAGGGGGGATGAAATATCGATAGTTTTACAAGACCCGTTTACATCGTTAAACCCTGTCCTAAAAATAAAGGAACAGCTGATTGAAACGATCGAGGCCCACAGGTCCGGCCTTTCCTTTGTGGATAAAACAGGCCTTGCCATAGATGCACTTAATGAAGTCATGCTTCTGGACCACCGGCGTATCTTAGATTCGTATCCGCATCAGTTATCCGGCGGGCAGAGGCAAAGGATAGCGCTTGCAATGGCTATAATCAATAAGCCCAGAATATTAATAGCAGATGAACCTACGACAGCGCTTGACGTAACTATACAGAAGGAAATCTTAGAGCTCTTAAATAAATTAAAAAACGAATTGTCGCTTACTCTTGTGCTTATAACTCACAATATCCCAATGGCTTCTAAGAACAGCGACAGGATGGCCGTCATGTATGCGGGCAGGATCGTCGAATTGGGGTTAAGCCGCGACATGCTGCAAACCCCCCTGCATCCTTATACGCAGGGGCTTATGAGATCCATCCCTAAACTGTTAGCTGCGTCCGGTATTAACTATGTTTTGCCAGGCCAGCCGCCGGAACTATCTTCTCTGCCGCAGGGCTGTAAATTCTGGCCTAGATGCCCAAAAGTAATGGACATTTGCAGAATAGAAGAACCCGAAGAATACACAGTAAATAACTCAAAAACAAGATGCTATTTATATAAATAG